A portion of the Treponema sp. J25 genome contains these proteins:
- a CDS encoding DUF898 family protein yields the protein MQERKLVFSGRGGELFLIELVNVLLSVITLGIYYPWGKVRRIAFFYRNTSLEGTPFTFHGTGKEILLGYIKLILVFIILYVLLLVGAFTNSLFIVYLGLLVLFLGLIVLIPFMIHGALRYRLSRTSWRGIHMGYRGLKSELLKEYLKGTILTIITLGIYSPWFTIRLNKYIYSHVRLGSICFDFEGSGKDLFFLHLKGIILTIITLGIYSFWYYKNYFNYLTSCYRAYQGEREIRFVAHLRAGTFIKTSIINALLAIITFGIALPWNTIRTLKMKFNAIDITGDFNPDEIEQTEEDYHDATGASFLDAIDIDIGDGLW from the coding sequence ATGCAGGAAAGAAAACTCGTTTTTAGCGGCCGTGGGGGGGAACTGTTTCTTATCGAACTGGTGAATGTACTGCTTTCAGTCATAACCCTTGGAATTTATTACCCCTGGGGGAAAGTCAGGAGAATCGCCTTTTTTTATCGAAACACCAGTCTGGAAGGAACCCCTTTTACATTCCATGGGACAGGAAAAGAAATTCTTCTCGGGTATATAAAGCTTATTCTCGTTTTTATTATTTTATATGTCCTATTACTAGTAGGGGCTTTTACTAATTCCCTTTTTATTGTGTATTTAGGGCTACTTGTTTTATTTTTGGGTTTAATCGTGCTTATTCCTTTTATGATTCACGGAGCACTCCGGTATCGCCTATCCCGAACTTCCTGGCGAGGGATCCACATGGGCTATCGGGGTCTAAAATCAGAATTATTAAAAGAATACCTTAAGGGAACAATCCTTACAATTATTACCCTCGGGATATACAGCCCCTGGTTTACCATTCGACTCAATAAATACATCTATTCCCATGTTCGTCTCGGAAGCATTTGCTTTGATTTTGAAGGGTCAGGGAAAGACCTGTTTTTCCTCCATTTAAAAGGTATTATCCTTACGATTATTACCCTGGGAATTTACAGTTTTTGGTACTATAAAAATTACTTCAATTATCTTACCAGTTGTTATCGGGCTTATCAGGGAGAAAGGGAAATACGCTTCGTTGCCCATTTACGAGCGGGGACCTTCATAAAAACCAGTATTATCAATGCGCTCCTTGCTATTATTACGTTTGGCATTGCCCTTCCCTGGAACACTATCCGCACTTTAAAGATGAAATTCAATGCCATCGATATCACGGGTGATTTTAATCCCGACGAGATTGAACAGACCGAAGAAGATTACCATGACGCCACAGGGGCAAGCTTCCTGGACGCCATAGATATTGATATTGGAGACGGTTTGTGGTAA